DNA from Nymphalis io chromosome 24, ilAglIoxx1.1, whole genome shotgun sequence:
attaataatatcacttAATAATGTCTGCTACATGAGTAAATCATATTGAAATTTATCTCGCTAGCTActaacacttaaaaataaaaatattctttatttccttatgcacttttgaattataatgatgaatacataagatatatatatgtactcttGACCTTGATTGTATATATGATCTGTAGATactagccggttggcgtggttgcctttcacgccgaaggttgtgggttcgattcccacctaggaccgacatttgtgtgcatgaacatgtctgtttgtctgtgattctgggtgtaattatctatataagtatgtatttataaaggaaaagtagtatatcagtggtctggattccatagtacaagctctgcttagtttgggatcagatggccgtgtgggactatcccaggatattaatattattattattatacttttttcagcaaattatatatagttatggtaaataaatacaattaaatgataatttaacgtgaacttcaaattaataatagattaattcgatgtttaaaaaaaaaacttgttgaaatattgtttgatcattaacaatattatagctAAGATTAATTAGATCGAGTGTGGATTAACGTAAACGTAACTACGCTTAatcaatataatcaattaatctAATTGCTGTATCATCACTGCAATTAGTCAAGTAAATCACAAAACGCTTGACTTGATTAATCtataaaagatagatagatTTATGATTTCATTGAATACTAGTGTTCAAGCCAGTgatcaaaaaactataattattattgaaaacttaaaaaaaaaaacatatgaatttGGACGTTATGAAAAATGTTAGCTActgttattttcatttatttttattattactactaaagctgactgcctcgttggtctcgtTGCTAGTAAGGCCGCAGAgccggtggtcctgggttcaaaacccaggtcgagccaatacaaagttattgggtttttctgtcgaaaattcccagtagaagttggaagtgcttACACTTCCGtgcatcggaaagcacgtaaagccgttggtcctaaacctgaactctttccgttcgtgaCGGATTAgcatcccatcggattgtgagagttagggaatatagagagcacctgtgtttgcgcacacacttgttcactataatatctgcGCAGCTGACTAATCTCTCATGTGATTGGCAGCAGCTGCCGAAATCgttccggaggacattattattattaatactaaagcTAGGCAATATagctttcaaacaaaaaaaaaacagaatagtACTCTAAATGTTAATAAACTGGTAAACCGtataaaacatgtttaaaattaaatatatattgatagatCTATTGAAAgctatgtatacatatatataataaggttaactgcctcgttggtctagtggcttgatataagacggcagacccggaggtcctgggttcaattcccaggtcgggccaataaaaaagttattgggattttctgttagaaagttctcagtagcagcccggagcctggaagtcGGACGTGTgtacgctcccgtgcctcggaaagtacgtaaagccgttggttctgcgcctgaactctttccggtcgtgtcggattgccgtcccatcggattgtgagagttagggaatagagagtgcacctgtgtttgcgcacacacttgtgcactataatatcttctacgtagttggctaatctcactcgagattggccgccgtggccgaaaacggtctggaggatattattatttaaggttaatataaaaatgtaagcaCTTTACATTGGCATATTAAACCTTTATACAAatttgtgaaatataaataaaaaaaaaaaatcaaacttcGATCCTATTATTATAAGCGAATCAATAGCTTAATACAATAATCCTTTGATCTCCAGGTAACCCAATAACATTAACTATTACAACTGTCGCCTTGGCGGATGTCCTAACTACTCTAATAGCAATATATTCTATGCTATGTAAACGATTAAtggtctattatatataaaatgaattattgtaTGGCGAAATTGCTTGGCTATAAAtttgctattatattatttaataagtttatataatttgatgacACTATAATTTTATCAAGAGAAAGAATAATTTCGTTTTAACTGGTACAATTTTAAACATAGTAAAAAATCCTTATTGaaatctttactaataaataGACGGTTTTTTGGTAATGTTTAActgaaataaattactaaaccaatatatatatataaagtaaaccaGAAGATGCAGCAAGTTCCGGAGAAGGTttcagtttatattattattatgatataagtaGCTGCACTTCGTAATTTTAGCCAATTTAAGATTGTTGTCGTGTGATAAGtgtgaatttcatgtttttgTGTTACTTTGTAAGAGTAGaatagtattatgtatataatataacaagccATAATTGCAGAAAACCTTCCAactgaaaaaagtattttgttggCTTGGTGGTAGGGggttgtgcaagcccgtctgggtaagtactacCCATTCATCTTATAATCTACtgaaaaacagcaatactatgtATTTTCGTATTTCGTTTTcaagaatgagtgagccagtataagtAGAGGTATAGAGTTccatcttatttaaaattttggttCTCAAGGTTAGTGGGGTATTGGCTCCAAGGTGTATGGGTAGTGGTGACGAGATACTATCACGAGCTTCATATATCCGTCTGACTTAATTTTCAGTCAAATTATCTCACTTGCTGTGACTTAAAACTTACGGTGCCTAAAATTCAATTGGATAACAgcaagataattatatatttataagaaattaactCACCAAGCTCGGATCCACAGACGCGAGGTATGATTTCTAAGATGGCGGAGCAGGAAGCGTCTTCGAAGCAGAGTTGCCTCGCTAGCAGGCAGTTCAAGATCGCCATAGTGCCTTTTATCCCCGGccctgtaaataaataatctatttagTCATCTATCattagtcaaaaatatttttttaggacaAGAACAACTTGTAGTGTATCTAATAAGTTtgttatttatctgaaattacGACATCGATACGAGCCAACACTAACTCATGTAAAGTATAAGCTTTATCCAAGAATAAAAtaccttaattatataataaatatttaaacacatatatatgtaaggGAAATAAAGTCAGTGAACATCCTACTAGTATGGAAAGACCTCTTTTACATTTAAGGAGAAACTTTTGGATTTTATTCATCAGGATAGTTCACCGTGCTTAACAAATTCACGGTGAATTAcaagcacaaattaagtaccTGAGACCTCGGTTGTTGGTGTTTAGCCCACGTTTTAGTTAAGATCCAAATATACTGTCCACTTTGACTGTAGTTACTGTcagtattaaaatgaaataattcatttgctttatatttttaaatcaaattgtttTTGCTGTAAACGAGcgtgttattaatttattcatacttCGCCTGCAGCTATTTCGACGCTAGACTGCTTTTATTAGAGACCGAATTGTTTTATGTGAGTCGAGAGTTTGTTTCTTAGCTATTTATCTCATTttgattacttatattatttttaattttatatgtaacagctttatttgtatataaatatttttggccaTTAGAATGTTATCGgttttctgttaagaaattgTATGTAACCGTTGATCCTGCTTTTGAACTCTCTATGTCCGAATTTGTAGTCCCATAAGATTgggagagtgagggaatagagagtgcatctttGTTTGagcaatatctttttttttttttttatagaataggaaggcggacgagcatatgggccacctgatggtaagtggtcaccaacgctcttagacattggcattgtaagaaatgtcaactatcgcttacatatccaatgcgccaccaaccttgggaactaagattttatgtcccatgtgcctgtaattacactggctcactcacccttcaaaccggaacacaacaatatcaagtattgctgttttgcggtagaatatctgatgagtgggtggtacctacccagacgagcttgcacaaagccctaccaccagttagggTAGTATCTTCTGTGTAGTTGGCTATGTACTTTGAGAATTGCCATCGCGATGGAAATCGATGAGGATCGTcgtcattattaaatttaaattttcttttctgTAACTTGCGCTCTTGTACttgtttattaatgtaaaatatgtttcataGCATTGAAATGAAATGATCAGAAAAAGAACATCCCGTCTGGATGAGTACTACCCATTTGCTAATTCTTCTAGCGCCAAAATGTAATACTTTGTACTTTCTACTTTGAAAATGTATGAAACACATGAACAATTCGTCGATGCAGtatttgaaaatacaattattatatgtatatttgtttcagCTTGAAAACGAATCTCTTtgatatttcgttttaattcaACTCGAgggaaaacaaaatatttaaatttagaatatcaaATCCGTTCTTATAATAGCAGCAATTGAAgcagcagtacatggtattggTCCCAAGGTGCTTTACTAGTGTATCATCTGAGTGCATTGCCGTTGTTTTTAGTACATTTAATTgcaatcattataaatttaatcttagCAATCCGTGTTAGGatttgtgacattttttttctcaCTGGAATTCGCATTTATGCGTAATATTTAGATTGCGTTTAAAGGCACAACCATTGAAAATTGATTTTACAAATGCAGAATAAGACCTATTTcccgttatttttattatattttataataaaatacttaactgaataataattttaaaatgagaaacaagttttttatattttgtttatgtaaaaatatatttttatttctgtattcTCTTGAAAAGACAATTTTAGATAAGGATGTAAACTAAACTTAACTCCTTTGAATTTTACCGTCCACCCTGCGGCATCTACACTTACTGGGTGGGTGCTAGGTGGTGGTCAAGTTAAATttcatactatatttatatgaaactagTGTTTGATGTCAAACATATATACACGCATTGAGAggaagaccgactcgtatgccgggACGGCAAACAACATGACGTAATGCGCGCGTGacatttatactattatatcttaaattattattctataatttcgtcaggttatttttaaacttaactttaaaataccttattatattatctattaaaattattaacacttCCTAACTAGTATTTAAGATGGAATGGCGAATTTAATTGTACACATTATGTAACCTCTGTTCTCAAGTAAgtgactataatatgtcttattaaaaataaatgtaaacctATAATATCGTTGCTAAacgagattattattataaaaatataaaaaacaaactatattaCTGcaattttatcgttttattttttagatatatttcatAACGTGAGCATCCGGTAAGAAAATTGCCCTCATTTCCCGTTAAAgtagaaatttaatttgtacGAATTTTTTTTCCAACGAAGTCGAGACGAGCagctagttatatatttattggacAAATTTGACTATAAGAGTAATATTTGAAACAGTATATGTTCTGCGATGTGCAAATAGAAAGGTAATCTAACGTAAATTTGCACACTAACGACAAAAGTTTCTTCAGTTTTAACGTTAGACACTCTcgacgtaataaaaaaatatccatgttttttatgttatacatgGTATTTCCATCTCATGGACCACAAGTCTTTTGTACTAGGATCACTACCCGTCGgtaaaattgtattgtttaagTTATTCGTCTGACTATTGTATTTTAGTGTAACTAAAGTAAATGGATTATCGCCATTCATTAAAGCTTAGTAGctatacataaaacattattcGTTTTGCAAACAGATTAGATTAATAGAATTGCCTAattaacgtttatatatattttttaataaaacattagtaTCTGTCAAAGGATCTGTAGGGCTTtgctgtaagaacaaacttgaacACCACAGAGAACGGTCgcgaaatgtcagaaagagatggGACATTAACCATAGTAATTAAAGCTtttaaagaatacacgcatcaaaatataagcataataagtcggttgtcaacatgtCACGGGTGAGTTATGATCACTTTTTAGAGAAAAGCACTGCTGGTGTCTACCATAGTTGCAAGCTTATGGTAGCTCGTAGATAATTTGTGGATACTGTCCAACCAAACCTTTCTTGAATATATTAACCGGACATGAATGTTCTAAAAGAGCTTATTGTTTGGGGTTACCCGGTagtattggtactgtgagatttcaaaataaaaccaccgactgttataaatttacacaaacttatttataaatttacacaaacaaatttactttaaaaaaaacattgttatagcgcgatgtaaaatgTATCTAACGCCATCAATTGACgaagaagaaattaaataatatttggcatACTGTATTTCGATCTTGAACACTTAtacattaatatcataatataatttaaaattgcgaCTGTCTTAATTTAGTCTGCGCATACCAACCTCGTAGAATATTCAAAAGCCGAACCGTGCATTCATTTGACGATCGATACGAATCTCGGCTATTTTCAAAGCGAAGATATTTTCAACGGCGTCGGCCTCAATTATACTTATTCAGCTGGTTTCCAATGTACGCTACATTAATTTGCTTTTAGTGTAGTTTTGGATTTAGTTTGATATTTTGTACGAATGTATTTATGCAGAGTACGAAATATTAACTCGTATTAGTGGTTTTGAAACTATCCATgtgttaattatgtattaatattacaaatacgaaAGTATCTCtgtttgttatgttttaagGCTAAATCGAAAACCGATTTTGATTGAATTTTGTGGTGAAATAGTTTTAAACCTGATGAgcataagttttttaaataaatccctGAGTAGCTACAGATTTTATggtaattattatagattagaTTGTatggtaattattataaattactagctTACTAAAGGCTTAGTATAGCTGCGTCTTGACTGCTTGCATCCATTTCATACGTTATGGGCTTAAACCGCGTTCTTTCCATTATTTTGACCGTGGCCATAACAAATGGAACTCTGTCGCGAGTGTGAACAACGTCCAGCTATTCTaatgcataataataaaacatttcgtATTGCAGTATTCTGTAGCGTTATCCtttaagaactcactttataactcacccgtgaaatgttgacaaccgatcggtgatatattattttgatgcgtttattcgttttctttatgattattatggtcaatgtcgcatatcactttctgaccaTGATcgtgttttgtttatataaatttctttacaaaatgtGCAGATACTagatcttattatttttataataaaacatttataggtaCGTCTCGCCACTACGCCTATGTATGTGCGTGTCGCGctgtataaacataatattatatgtagtaaggtttttttatcaaaattactgTACAAAGTGTTAGATGAACGTTAAAATATTAGCAAGATTAAAtacctttgtttaaatatttggcaactaaattaatatcaaagaaatatagtttaaaaatttataaatgtccCGGACCCGTGAcgactaattatttatttaattccgaTGATTCAACGTATTTAACGTGGAAGGTTAGGTCCCATGGCTTAAACTTATTACAGTAGGCATGACGTTGTGATTCTATTCTCTTTGACAGTAGCTACTATTTCTATGGGCGTAGTGACTTACCTCAATTGGCTCATTTGtacaaaaatcaatttattaattaaaagtggCATATAAAACAGGTTGGCGCAGTGAACGGGTAAGATATACACGCACCTTTATACTTTTTTTGATTTCGCTAATATAATCTTTACATTTTGAGTTAGTgatctaataaaaaatgtatgtttaggTATCAAATAGATAACACGTGTTATCAAGTAGACTAAATAAGACctataaccgtaccgtaacagcctgtgaatgtcccactgctgggctataggcctcctctcctctttttgaggagaaggtttggagcttattccaccacgctgctccaatgcgggttggtagaattcacatgtggcagaatttcagtgaaattagacacatgcaggtttcctcacgatgttttccttcaccgttaagcacgagatgaattataaacacaaattaagcacatgaaaattcagtggtgcttgcccgggtttgaacccacgatcatcggttaagattcacgcgttcttaccacagggccatctcggcttataataaGACCTATACTATGCGTTTATCTGAATGTCTTTACAAAGTGACggatcagctttaaaatactaccagCATTTAGCACCTATTTTGTACTATTTAgtacctttatttaaatatttgttaccaaaatcattaacaaaaaatcaaattttaaaatggcCGGTCATCTTACGTCAgtcattataatttttgcaCAAAGGCTCCGTATTGGTCAATTGTTTTTACACAATCATTAAGTACTTACTACTAACTTGATTACTCTTATAGAATGGTCATACGAAAAAGCTATTTGATTTGAAGACGAGAATACAAGCTTAAAGAGAAATACAAATCATTATTTCCAAGCCAATTcaaacaattttctttttgaaaattgaactacattttaaaattgaaaatttcaaCAAGAAACTTAATACTAGGTTAGACTATCATTACTAGGTTTCCCAATACAAGAAAACAATcacttattaaaaatgttataataatgctTATATTTGTTCAAAAATTACGATTCTGTATTGCAAAGTTTTCTATTTTGTGTgagctaaatatattaaataaaaatgaaatactatttcgaattaaaaatataataaaactttaaaaataaacaatataatgaaaatcttaaaaaaataagtctaaTCCCCTTCATCACCACCCTCCTCCTCTTCATCGAATTCACCTTCTTCCTCAGCAGTGGCATCTTGGTATTGCTGGTACTCTGACACTAAGTCGTTCATGTTGCTCTCAGCTTCAGTGAATTCCATTTCATCCATCCCTTCTCCAGTGTACCAGTGCAAAAATGCCTTACGTCTGAACATAGCTGTGAACTGCTCAGAAATTCGTTTAAACAGCTCTTGGATAGCCGTCGAATTGCCAATAAAAGTAGCAGACATTTTCAAACCTCGTGGAGGAATATCACACACTGCAGTTTTTACATTATTGGGAATCCATTCTACGAAATATGATGAATTCTTGTTCTGAATATTCATCATCTGCTCATCAACTTCTTTCATTGACATTCGGCCTCGGAAAACTGCAGCCACAGTTAAGTAGCGACCATGGCGAGGGTCACAGGCAGCCATCATGTTCTTTGCATCGAACATTTGCTGAGTCAACTCTGGTACTGTAAGCGCTCGGTACTGCTGACTTCCTCGAGATGTCAGAGGTGCAAATCCAGGTATGAAGAAATGGAGACGAGGAAAGGGAACCATGTTTACTGCGAGCTTTCTCAAGTCGGCGTTTAATTGACCGGGGAATCTTAGACAAGTGGTAACTCCAGACATTGTAGCGGACACAAGGTGGTTCAGGTCGCCGTAGGTCGGTGTGGTCAATTTTAGCGTTCGGAAGCAAATGTCATACAATGCCTCATTATCTATACAATAAGATTCATCAGTATTTTCTACGAGTTGATGAACTGACAAAGTTGCGTTATAAGGCTCCACAACTGTATCAGATACTTTAGGGGACGGCACTACGCTAAATGTATTCATAATGCGATCAGGATATTCTTCTCTTATTTTTGAAATCAGAAGTGTTCCTAGACCAGCTCCAGTACCACCACCAAGCGAGTGCGTCAACTGGAACCCTTGCAAGCAATCGCACCCTTCCGCCTCTTTCCTCACGACATCGAGGACAGAATCAACCAATTCTGCGCCTTCAGTGTAATGACCCTTAGCCCAATTATTGCCTGCGCCAGACTGACCAAAGACAAAATTATCCGGACGAAATATCTGCCCAAATGGTCCAGATCGGACAGAGTCCATGGTACCAGGTTCGAGGTCCACCAAAATGGCTCGCGGTACATATTTACCGCCAGTAGCTTCGTTGTAGTACACGTTAATCCGTTCCAATTGAAGGTCTGAGTCACCGTGGTATGTGCCAGTTGGATCTATGCCATGCTCGTCCGATATAACCTCCCAGAACTGGAAATGTAAGATTTATGTCACTGCATAGTTATACAAGCAATATTAGTGTAGTTTTATTGGGATTGGTTTGGCCAAGTTTTGAACTGTTTTTTTAGTAATGGCgttaaaaggaaataaatatgcgttaaaattatttactatatctttagtttttaatcgttttattaGATGATATAGTCGAGTagtaaaaagattttattttgttaaattttctagaaattcttaaaatatattttaccttaGCTCCGATTTGATTACCGCACTGTCCAGCTTGTATGTGTACAATTTCCCTCATTATggatttattatc
Protein-coding regions in this window:
- the LOC126777894 gene encoding tubulin beta chain; this encodes MREIVHIQAGQCGNQIGAKFWEVISDEHGIDPTGTYHGDSDLQLERINVYYNEATGGKYVPRAILVDLEPGTMDSVRSGPFGQIFRPDNFVFGQSGAGNNWAKGHYTEGAELVDSVLDVVRKEAEGCDCLQGFQLTHSLGGGTGAGLGTLLISKIREEYPDRIMNTFSVVPSPKVSDTVVEPYNATLSVHQLVENTDESYCIDNEALYDICFRTLKLTTPTYGDLNHLVSATMSGVTTCLRFPGQLNADLRKLAVNMVPFPRLHFFIPGFAPLTSRGSQQYRALTVPELTQQMFDAKNMMAACDPRHGRYLTVAAVFRGRMSMKEVDEQMMNIQNKNSSYFVEWIPNNVKTAVCDIPPRGLKMSATFIGNSTAIQELFKRISEQFTAMFRRKAFLHWYTGEGMDEMEFTEAESNMNDLVSEYQQYQDATAEEEGEFDEEEEGGDEGD